The following proteins are co-located in the Bosea sp. AS-1 genome:
- a CDS encoding LacI family DNA-binding transcriptional regulator produces MPQPQGSKGKVTIIEIADAAGVSKSTVSLVLTGRGSVKPETRQQVLQTMDRLGYVYNRGAANLRNAQSRIVGLVLNDLSNPFFAEFAIGVEKVLQMAGYVAFMANTAESVVRQEQVMRMMREHGAGGIILCPALDTRPEHLDWVRAAGTALLVAIRRLPGTAVSHVVPENHAGASRVTRHLINLGHERIAYLGGMHSMVVRQERHGGFRAAMEAAGRNIDPALNLESMPTRDGGFGAMSAVLSLADRPTAVVCYNDVVAIGAMLAAARHGLVVGRDIAVVGFDDTSEARHVSPALTTVAVDPVGLGERAAALLLKQIADPVMEPESVIGPANLVIRESCGAYQRALAAAG; encoded by the coding sequence ATGCCGCAGCCGCAAGGCAGCAAGGGGAAAGTGACGATCATCGAGATCGCGGACGCCGCCGGCGTCTCGAAATCGACGGTCTCGCTCGTCCTCACCGGCCGCGGCAGCGTCAAGCCCGAGACACGCCAGCAGGTCCTGCAGACGATGGATCGGCTGGGCTATGTCTACAACCGCGGTGCCGCCAATCTGCGCAACGCGCAGTCCCGCATCGTCGGCCTCGTTCTCAACGACCTCTCCAACCCCTTCTTCGCGGAATTCGCCATCGGGGTGGAGAAGGTGCTGCAGATGGCTGGCTATGTCGCCTTCATGGCCAACACCGCCGAGAGCGTCGTGCGGCAGGAACAGGTGATGCGGATGATGCGCGAGCATGGTGCCGGCGGTATCATCCTCTGCCCGGCGCTCGATACGCGCCCCGAGCATCTCGACTGGGTCAGGGCTGCCGGCACGGCACTGCTGGTGGCGATCCGCCGGCTGCCGGGCACGGCCGTCAGCCATGTCGTTCCGGAAAACCATGCCGGGGCGAGCCGGGTCACGCGTCACCTCATCAATCTCGGCCACGAACGCATCGCCTATCTCGGCGGCATGCATTCGATGGTCGTCCGCCAGGAGCGGCACGGCGGCTTCCGCGCGGCGATGGAGGCGGCCGGCCGCAACATCGATCCGGCGCTCAACCTCGAAAGCATGCCGACGCGCGATGGCGGCTTCGGCGCGATGAGTGCCGTGCTCTCGCTGGCCGATCGGCCAACCGCGGTGGTCTGCTACAACGACGTCGTCGCGATCGGCGCGATGCTGGCAGCGGCGCGGCATGGCCTCGTCGTCGGTCGGGACATTGCCGTCGTCGGCTTCGACGATACCAGCGAGGCGCGCCATGTCTCGCCGGCACTGACCACCGTCGCCGTCGATCCGGTGGGCCTTGGCGAGCGCGCCGCGGCGCTGCTGCTGAAGCAGATTGCCGACCCGGTCATGGAGCCGGAAAGCGTCATCGGGCCCGCCAACCTCGTCATCCGCGAATCCTGCGGCGCCTATCAGCGCGCACTCGCCGCCGCCGGCTGA
- a CDS encoding acyl CoA:acetate/3-ketoacid CoA transferase codes for MAFPRILTADEAAALIPDDAIVTVSSSSGLGCPDAVLAAIGRRFDASGHPSNLTTLHPIAAGDMWGVKGVDHIAKPGLLARIMGGSYPSGPSSAEPPEIWKMVTGDQIPAYNIPSGILFDMHREAAAKRPGVLTKIGMDTFVDPKHQGCAMNARAAAEPIVSRVEFDGEDWLYFRSIVPKVAIIRATTADERGNLSYEHEGGLLGPLDQALAVRNNGGIVIAQVKRVVEAGSLNTQAVFVPGILVDAIVVAPDQMQTTQTVYDPAISGEVRRPLSSFETPAFDVAKVIARRVAQELRHGDAVNIGFGISANVPRILIEEGQHGAVTWVIEQGAVGGVPLLEFQFGCASNAEAIVPSPYQFTYFQGAGFDMSLLSFLQIDRQGCVNVSKLGVRPHVTAGAGGFIDITARAKRIVFSGYFSAAAKLAIADGKLVIEKEGKVKKLVEAVEHISFSGPRAVAQGQDVTYITERCVMKLTVEGIVVTEIAPGVDLERDILAQSEFPLLVPQPPKLMDAALFDEALIGLELPKRAA; via the coding sequence ATGGCCTTTCCCCGTATCCTGACTGCCGACGAAGCCGCCGCCCTTATCCCGGACGACGCGATCGTCACGGTTTCCTCATCTTCGGGCCTTGGCTGCCCTGACGCCGTGCTGGCGGCGATCGGCCGGCGCTTCGATGCCTCCGGGCATCCAAGCAACCTGACGACCTTGCACCCGATCGCGGCCGGCGACATGTGGGGCGTCAAGGGCGTCGACCATATCGCCAAGCCCGGCCTGCTGGCGCGGATCATGGGCGGTTCCTACCCTTCCGGCCCCTCCTCGGCCGAGCCACCGGAAATCTGGAAGATGGTCACGGGCGACCAGATCCCGGCCTACAACATCCCGAGCGGCATCCTGTTCGACATGCATCGCGAGGCCGCGGCCAAGCGGCCGGGCGTGCTGACCAAGATCGGCATGGACACCTTTGTCGATCCGAAGCATCAGGGCTGCGCCATGAACGCGCGTGCCGCGGCCGAGCCGATCGTCAGCCGTGTGGAGTTCGACGGCGAGGACTGGCTCTATTTCCGCAGCATCGTGCCGAAGGTTGCGATCATCCGCGCGACCACAGCCGACGAGCGCGGCAACCTTTCCTATGAGCATGAGGGCGGCCTGCTCGGCCCGCTCGATCAGGCGCTCGCCGTGCGCAACAATGGCGGCATCGTCATCGCGCAGGTGAAGCGTGTGGTCGAGGCCGGCAGCCTCAACACGCAGGCCGTGTTCGTGCCGGGCATCCTCGTCGATGCGATCGTGGTCGCGCCCGACCAGATGCAGACGACGCAGACCGTCTACGATCCCGCGATCTCCGGCGAGGTGCGCCGGCCGCTGTCGAGTTTCGAGACGCCGGCCTTCGATGTCGCCAAGGTCATCGCCCGGCGCGTTGCGCAGGAGCTGCGCCATGGCGATGCGGTCAATATCGGCTTCGGCATCTCGGCCAATGTCCCGCGCATCCTGATCGAGGAAGGCCAGCACGGCGCCGTGACCTGGGTGATCGAGCAAGGAGCCGTCGGTGGCGTGCCGCTGCTCGAGTTTCAGTTCGGCTGCGCCTCCAATGCCGAGGCGATCGTGCCCTCGCCCTATCAGTTCACCTACTTCCAGGGGGCGGGCTTCGACATGTCGCTGCTCTCCTTCCTGCAGATCGACCGGCAGGGCTGCGTCAACGTCTCCAAGCTTGGCGTCAGGCCGCATGTGACGGCGGGCGCCGGTGGCTTCATCGACATCACCGCGCGGGCCAAGCGCATCGTCTTCTCCGGCTATTTCAGCGCCGCAGCCAAGCTCGCCATCGCTGACGGCAAGCTCGTCATCGAGAAGGAGGGCAAGGTGAAGAAGCTGGTCGAGGCGGTGGAGCACATCTCTTTCTCCGGCCCGCGCGCCGTCGCGCAGGGCCAGGACGTGACCTACATCACCGAACGCTGCGTGATGAAGCTGACGGTGGAGGGCATCGTCGTCACGGAGATCGCGCCGGGCGTCGATCTGGAGCGCGATATCCTCGCCCAGAGCGAATTCCCGCTGCTCGTGCCACAGCCGCCCAAGCTGATGGACGCCGCCCTGTTCGATGAGGCTCTGATTGGCCTCGAACTGCCGAAGAGGGCAGCATGA
- a CDS encoding enoyl-CoA hydratase/isomerase family protein, translating into MSDPVRLDIASGIATITLARPEKLNALDDVMVGLLGRFADAIDADRSVRAVILTAEGKAFCAGGDIVAWGGLSPLEMGQGWVRSGHRVFDKLARMKPPVIAAMNGHALGGGLELAVTADIRICEVQAKIGLPETGLGMIPGWSGTQRLVKRLGGQVARRLALTGEIVTAETALTLGIVDQVVEKGGALAAAQAMAERIGQRGPVANIVVKQLINAAENEDSAAVMETLASSLVSYTEDVKEGVGAFQEKRTPTYRGE; encoded by the coding sequence ATGAGCGACCCCGTCCGCCTCGACATCGCCTCCGGCATCGCGACGATCACGCTCGCCCGCCCGGAAAAACTCAACGCACTTGACGATGTGATGGTCGGGCTGCTCGGTCGCTTTGCCGACGCCATCGACGCCGATCGCTCGGTGCGCGCCGTGATCCTGACCGCCGAGGGCAAGGCCTTTTGCGCCGGCGGCGACATCGTCGCCTGGGGCGGGTTGTCTCCGCTGGAGATGGGGCAGGGCTGGGTTCGCTCCGGCCACCGCGTCTTCGACAAGCTGGCGCGGATGAAGCCGCCCGTCATCGCCGCGATGAACGGCCATGCGCTTGGCGGCGGGCTCGAGCTGGCCGTCACCGCCGATATCCGCATCTGCGAGGTGCAGGCCAAGATCGGCCTGCCCGAGACCGGGCTCGGCATGATTCCTGGCTGGTCGGGCACGCAGCGCCTGGTCAAGCGCCTCGGCGGGCAGGTCGCGCGGCGCCTCGCGTTGACCGGAGAGATCGTTACCGCCGAGACGGCGCTGACGTTGGGCATTGTCGACCAGGTCGTCGAGAAGGGAGGGGCGCTCGCCGCGGCGCAGGCCATGGCCGAGCGCATCGGCCAGCGCGGCCCGGTTGCCAACATCGTCGTCAAGCAGCTCATCAACGCGGCGGAAAACGAGGATAGTGCTGCCGTCATGGAGACGCTGGCGAGCTCGCTCGTCTCCTATACCGAGGATGTGAAGGAGGGCGTCGGCGCCTTCCAGGAAAAGCGCACGCCTACCTACCGGGGAGAGTGA
- a CDS encoding 3-ketoacyl-ACP reductase, which produces MTRPVALITGARRGIGRAIGVALAKTGYDIAFTDIAEDEAVAEARKLFEEAGATARFFKHDVAAIESHAGLVADVKQAFGRLDLFVSNAGIGAPVRGDMLEITPESYDLVMGINLRGAAFLSQEVAKTMLADRPERPAIVFITSASTELVSIDRAQYCVSKLGLSMWAKALAVRLAPEGIPVFEVRPGVIRTDMTAKVAAKYDARIAEGLIPAGRWGEGEDVAAVVAALTGGQFAYATGTVINADGGLLIPRL; this is translated from the coding sequence ATGACGCGTCCTGTCGCCCTGATCACCGGCGCGAGGCGCGGCATCGGCCGCGCTATCGGCGTCGCGCTCGCGAAAACCGGTTACGACATCGCCTTCACCGACATCGCTGAGGACGAGGCCGTTGCCGAGGCCAGGAAGCTGTTCGAGGAAGCCGGCGCAACGGCCCGCTTCTTCAAGCACGACGTGGCGGCCATCGAAAGCCATGCCGGCCTCGTTGCTGATGTGAAGCAGGCCTTCGGTCGGCTCGATCTCTTCGTCTCGAATGCCGGCATCGGCGCGCCGGTGCGTGGCGACATGCTGGAGATCACGCCGGAGAGCTACGATCTCGTCATGGGCATCAACCTGCGCGGTGCCGCCTTCCTGAGCCAGGAGGTCGCGAAGACGATGCTGGCGGACAGGCCGGAGCGTCCGGCCATCGTCTTCATTACCTCGGCCTCGACCGAGCTGGTCTCGATCGACCGGGCGCAGTACTGCGTCTCCAAGCTCGGCCTCTCGATGTGGGCCAAGGCGCTGGCGGTGAGACTGGCTCCGGAGGGGATTCCGGTCTTCGAGGTCCGCCCGGGTGTGATCCGCACCGACATGACGGCGAAGGTCGCCGCCAAATACGATGCCCGGATCGCCGAAGGCCTGATTCCGGCCGGGCGCTGGGGCGAGGGGGAGGATGTCGCGGCTGTGGTCGCGGCGCTGACCGGCGGCCAGTTCGCCTATGCCACGGGGACAGTGATAAACGCCGACGGCGGATTGCTGATTCCGCGGTTGTGA
- a CDS encoding amino acid ABC transporter permease produces MSYEFDFADVFAAWPELLQGLINSLVLSALAMAIGMVVSVAGALGKTSGPKWLVRIIDEYIELIRNTPFLIQIFVIYFGLPTFGLKFSSNGAALLALVVNVGAYGIEIIRAGIESIQKGQVEAGKSLGMRPLQIFRYIILKPAIQAIYPSLTSQFILLMLNTSVCSAIAASELTAVAGDIQSRTFRSFEVYFVATCLYLALSVFFWTVFAGIERAFLRKPTR; encoded by the coding sequence ATGAGCTATGAATTTGACTTTGCCGACGTCTTTGCGGCGTGGCCCGAGCTGCTGCAGGGCCTGATCAATTCGCTGGTGCTCTCGGCCCTGGCGATGGCGATCGGCATGGTGGTCTCGGTCGCGGGCGCGCTCGGCAAGACCTCGGGGCCGAAATGGCTGGTCCGGATCATCGACGAATATATCGAGCTCATCCGCAACACGCCGTTCCTGATCCAGATCTTCGTGATCTATTTCGGCCTGCCGACCTTCGGCCTGAAGTTCTCCTCCAACGGGGCGGCCCTACTCGCGCTGGTCGTCAATGTCGGCGCCTACGGCATCGAGATCATCCGTGCCGGCATCGAGAGCATCCAGAAGGGGCAGGTCGAGGCGGGCAAGTCGCTCGGCATGCGCCCGCTCCAGATCTTCCGCTACATCATCCTGAAGCCGGCGATCCAGGCGATCTATCCGTCGCTGACCAGCCAGTTCATCCTGCTGATGCTGAACACCAGCGTCTGCTCGGCGATTGCGGCGAGCGAATTGACGGCCGTGGCCGGCGACATCCAGTCGCGCACCTTCCGCAGCTTCGAGGTCTATTTCGTCGCGACATGCCTGTATCTCGCGCTTTCCGTCTTCTTCTGGACGGTCTTCGCCGGGATCGAACGCGCCTTCCTGCGCAAGCCGACACGGTAG
- a CDS encoding amino acid ABC transporter permease translates to MRTLGSGDIIYIIMAVRWTLLLSLVAFLGGAIGGALVALARTSEFKGLRFLSAGYIKLFQGTPLLMQLFLAFFVPGLFGWSVDPWTAAALGLSLHASAFLGEIWRGAIEVVPRGQWEAATSLGLRYWPKMVLVIAPQAIRIAIPPTIGFLVQLIKGTSLASIIGFVELTRAAQIINNATFRPFTIFALVALIYYVICRPLSAYSKRMEQKLLVAAR, encoded by the coding sequence ATGCGCACACTCGGATCAGGCGACATCATCTACATCATCATGGCGGTCCGCTGGACGCTGCTGCTTTCGCTCGTCGCTTTCCTCGGCGGGGCGATCGGCGGGGCGCTGGTCGCGCTCGCCCGAACCAGCGAATTCAAGGGGCTGCGGTTCCTGTCCGCCGGCTACATCAAGCTTTTCCAGGGCACGCCGCTGCTGATGCAGCTCTTCCTCGCCTTCTTCGTGCCGGGGCTGTTCGGCTGGTCGGTCGATCCCTGGACGGCGGCGGCGCTCGGCCTGTCGCTGCATGCCAGCGCCTTCCTCGGCGAGATCTGGCGCGGTGCGATCGAGGTGGTGCCGCGCGGACAATGGGAGGCGGCGACCTCGCTCGGCCTGCGCTACTGGCCGAAGATGGTGCTGGTCATCGCACCGCAGGCGATCCGCATTGCGATTCCGCCGACGATCGGCTTCCTGGTGCAGCTCATCAAGGGCACGTCGCTCGCCTCGATCATCGGTTTCGTCGAGCTGACGCGCGCCGCGCAGATCATCAACAACGCCACCTTCCGGCCCTTCACGATCTTCGCGCTCGTCGCATTGATCTATTACGTCATCTGCCGGCCGCTCTCGGCCTACAGCAAGAGGATGGAGCAAAAGCTCCTCGTCGCCGCGCGCTGA